One segment of Kitasatospora viridis DNA contains the following:
- a CDS encoding DUF3291 domain-containing protein, whose translation MSEQYHLAQANILYAVDSLKSEALASFHELALDIDALARKAPGFVFRLESLFDVPEDPYMLNVSVWESMESLRDFTYRGEHADSLKIRRTWFKPPRGAPSVLWWLPAGSLPDVDESMARLGTLNAKGPTPEAFTFRRMFPPPVS comes from the coding sequence ATGAGCGAGCAGTACCACCTGGCCCAGGCGAACATCCTGTACGCCGTCGACTCGCTGAAGTCGGAGGCCCTGGCCAGCTTCCACGAGCTGGCCCTGGACATCGACGCCCTCGCCCGCAAGGCGCCGGGCTTCGTCTTCCGGCTGGAGTCGCTGTTCGACGTCCCCGAGGACCCCTACATGCTGAACGTCTCGGTGTGGGAGTCCATGGAGTCGCTGCGGGACTTCACCTACCGGGGCGAGCACGCCGACTCGCTGAAGATCCGCCGGACCTGGTTCAAGCCCCCGCGCGGGGCGCCGTCGGTCCTGTGGTGGCTGCCCGCCGGCAGCCTGCCCGACGTGGACGAGAGCATGGCCCGGCTCGGGACGCTCAACGCCAAGGGGCCGACCCCGGAGGCCTTCACCTTCCGCCGCATGTTCCCGCCGCCGGTGTCCTGA
- a CDS encoding acyl-CoA dehydrogenase family protein, with product MPSDDLSPDELSTDVVAPDVVSPDVVPPTPAEALRAFREFARDTLRGHDAEFDSGAEPPLELYRPLHKQGLLNWWLPAEYGGAGLGLADSVDIVSELAYADAGSAFTLLISILGSSMVRLYGSPELKERYLTAMTREPGYASALGSEREAGSELINLTTTLTRRGDQVVLDGEKMFSTNSGFADFMVVFAKEAGAKGVASYRAVLVPRGTPGAQVVKRWDMIGLRSAGTYQVRFTDCAVPAGNVLDGPGLKIIEVGLNSSRILIAAIALGVSRRIRDLCLEYAIGKPLGGHKLIENAVFASKIGQMEMQIEVMRNQCLAAAREYDEVMALPDPAREFLQRGALRSSLTAKMFCGQTGWQIATVGSEMFGGLGYTNDMPISKYLRDIRAVTIVEAGDDVLRELVFRRFVLPSNRRI from the coding sequence ATGCCTTCTGACGACCTTTCCCCTGACGAGCTTTCGACTGACGTCGTTGCCCCTGATGTTGTTTCGCCTGACGTCGTTCCGCCCACGCCGGCCGAGGCGCTGCGGGCCTTCCGCGAGTTCGCCCGCGACACCCTGCGCGGGCACGACGCCGAGTTCGACTCGGGCGCGGAGCCCCCGCTGGAGCTCTACCGGCCGCTGCACAAGCAGGGCCTGCTCAACTGGTGGCTCCCCGCCGAGTACGGCGGCGCCGGCCTCGGCCTGGCCGACAGCGTCGACATCGTCTCGGAACTCGCCTACGCGGACGCGGGATCGGCCTTCACACTGCTGATCTCCATCCTCGGCAGCTCGATGGTCCGGCTGTACGGATCGCCGGAGCTGAAGGAGCGCTACCTCACGGCGATGACCCGCGAGCCCGGCTACGCCTCCGCGCTCGGCAGCGAGCGCGAGGCGGGCAGCGAGCTGATCAACCTGACCACCACGCTGACCCGGCGCGGTGACCAGGTGGTGCTCGACGGCGAGAAGATGTTCTCCACCAACTCCGGGTTCGCCGACTTCATGGTGGTGTTCGCCAAGGAGGCCGGGGCGAAGGGGGTGGCCTCCTACCGCGCGGTGCTGGTGCCGCGCGGCACCCCGGGCGCCCAGGTGGTGAAGCGCTGGGACATGATCGGCCTGCGCTCGGCCGGCACCTACCAGGTGCGGTTCACCGACTGCGCGGTACCGGCCGGCAACGTGCTGGACGGCCCGGGCCTGAAGATCATCGAGGTCGGCCTCAACTCCAGCCGGATCCTGATCGCGGCGATCGCGCTCGGCGTCTCCCGGCGGATCCGCGACCTCTGCCTGGAGTACGCGATCGGCAAGCCGCTGGGCGGCCACAAGCTCATCGAGAACGCCGTTTTCGCGAGCAAGATCGGCCAGATGGAAATGCAGATCGAGGTGATGCGCAATCAGTGCCTCGCGGCGGCCCGCGAGTACGACGAGGTGATGGCGCTGCCCGACCCGGCGCGCGAATTCCTCCAGCGCGGCGCACTGCGTTCCTCGTTGACCGCCAAGATGTTCTGTGGACAGACCGGTTGGCAGATCGCCACGGTCGGTTCGGAGATGTTCGGCGGCCTCGGGTACACGAACGACATGCCGATCTCGAAGTACCTGCGGGACATCCGGGCCGTCACCATCGTCGAGGCCGGCGACGACGTGCTGCGCGAACTCGTCTTCCGACGGTTCGTCCTCCCCTCCAACCGCCGGATCTGA
- a CDS encoding thioesterase II family protein — MAQRSLDKLSPWFQYVSAAGGPGEACLVCVPPAGGGAGAFWAWAQWLPAQVDLLLVQPPGREDRFGDEPRWTLDELRTEFDRVLDRLPRVPYTVLGHSMGSLVGTHLATWLAPARELRRLIVSSYRPSRSESRFSRVFPGGRIEGIDLAQLAALSGMTPAQWQELPAEFREPLTRRWYADLALSAELPVPDGVVLDCPVTGWLGDRDLMAEDELLAWSKLTSGSCEVESWPGGHDYLFARPTPVRERLIELLGVGGRG, encoded by the coding sequence ATGGCTCAGAGGTCGCTCGACAAGTTGTCACCCTGGTTCCAGTACGTGTCCGCCGCCGGCGGGCCGGGCGAGGCCTGCCTGGTCTGCGTCCCGCCGGCCGGCGGCGGCGCGGGCGCGTTCTGGGCCTGGGCCCAGTGGCTGCCCGCCCAGGTGGACCTGCTGCTGGTGCAGCCGCCGGGGCGGGAGGACCGCTTCGGGGACGAGCCGCGCTGGACGCTCGACGAACTGCGCACGGAGTTCGACCGGGTGCTGGACCGGCTGCCCCGGGTGCCCTACACCGTGCTGGGCCACAGCATGGGCAGCCTGGTCGGCACCCACCTGGCGACCTGGCTGGCCCCGGCCCGGGAGCTGCGCCGACTGATCGTCAGCTCCTACCGCCCGTCCCGGAGCGAGAGCCGGTTCTCCCGGGTCTTCCCGGGCGGGCGGATCGAGGGGATCGACCTGGCGCAGCTCGCCGCGCTCAGCGGGATGACGCCCGCGCAGTGGCAGGAGCTGCCCGCCGAGTTCCGCGAGCCCCTGACCCGGCGCTGGTACGCCGACCTGGCGCTCTCCGCCGAACTGCCGGTGCCCGACGGGGTGGTCCTGGACTGCCCGGTGACCGGTTGGCTCGGCGACCGCGACCTGATGGCCGAGGACGAGCTGCTGGCCTGGTCGAAGCTCACCTCCGGCAGCTGCGAGGTGGAGTCCTGGCCGGGTGGCCACGACTACCTCTTCGCTCGGCCGACCCCCGTGCGGGAGCGGCTGATCGAGCTGCTCGGCGTCGGCGGGCGCGGGTAG
- a CDS encoding GlxA family transcriptional regulator — MTRLPGTLAVLMLDQQAAIEVALACQAFGSPPRNHPGDWYELRMCGERGAGEPVPLRSGFDHFGPAGPFELRATHGLDDLVSADTVVVPGSGDVHGDPPALVLAALRAAHARGARLVSLCSGSFVLAAAGLLDGRTATCHWEHAPVLAGRFPAVRVDANILYTHDPDVLTSAGLMAGIDLCLHLIREDLGTAAANAVARRMIVPPHRSGGQAQYMESPMSVPHTGSALGEVLDWAMARLDQPIGVGGIAARAGVSVRTLIRRFQAELGTTPSRWLLTQRLGRARELLESTGLPVGLVAERSGLGTAPNLRAHFAREFGVSPTGYRRDYNPAPALR; from the coding sequence ATGACCAGACTTCCGGGCACGCTGGCCGTGCTGATGCTGGATCAGCAGGCCGCGATCGAGGTCGCGCTCGCCTGCCAGGCCTTCGGCTCCCCGCCGCGCAACCACCCCGGCGACTGGTACGAGCTGCGGATGTGCGGCGAGCGCGGCGCCGGCGAACCGGTGCCGCTGCGCTCCGGGTTCGACCACTTCGGGCCGGCCGGACCGTTCGAACTGCGGGCCACCCACGGGCTCGACGACTTGGTGAGCGCCGACACCGTGGTGGTGCCCGGCTCGGGCGACGTGCACGGCGACCCGCCGGCCCTGGTGCTGGCCGCGCTGCGCGCCGCGCACGCCCGCGGCGCCCGGCTGGTCTCGCTCTGCTCGGGCTCCTTCGTGCTCGCCGCCGCCGGGCTGCTGGACGGCCGCACCGCCACCTGCCACTGGGAGCACGCGCCCGTGCTGGCCGGCCGGTTCCCGGCGGTGCGGGTGGACGCGAACATCCTCTACACCCACGACCCCGACGTGCTCACCAGCGCCGGCCTGATGGCCGGGATCGACCTGTGCCTGCACCTGATCCGGGAGGACCTCGGGACGGCGGCCGCCAACGCCGTGGCCCGGCGGATGATCGTGCCGCCGCACCGCTCCGGCGGCCAGGCCCAGTACATGGAGTCGCCGATGTCGGTGCCGCACACCGGCTCCGCCCTGGGCGAGGTGCTGGACTGGGCGATGGCCCGGCTGGACCAGCCGATCGGGGTCGGCGGCATCGCCGCCCGCGCCGGGGTGTCGGTGCGCACCCTGATCCGCCGGTTCCAGGCCGAGCTGGGCACCACGCCGAGCCGCTGGCTGCTCACCCAGCGGCTCGGCCGGGCCCGGGAGTTGCTGGAGAGCACCGGGCTGCCGGTGGGCCTGGTGGCCGAGCGCAGCGGCCTGGGCACCGCGCCCAACCTGCGGGCCCACTTCGCCCGCGAGTTCGGCGTCTCCCCCACCGGGTACCGCCGCGACTACAACCCGGCCCCCGCGCTGCGCTGA
- a CDS encoding MFS transporter encodes MTAHLTQPSTAARADARRWRILAVASAAQFLAILDLFAVNAAFPALERSFHGTSLAEVSWVLNAYTIVLAAMLVPAGRLADDIGRKPAFLIGMVLFGVASVGCALSPALSVLVGARVVQAVAGAILIPTSLGLALPAFPKHEHATVMGIWTAVAAVGAGSGPVAGGLLLNAGWRWIFLINIPVVLVAVLVGRRLLPATARGQRKRLDLPGAALVLATAAGLTTVFTQAPVWGYGSAAVLGLALATVLAGVLTVRHLRRTPDPVISFALFRHRLFGVAVSGVFLYYLAFAAMILAATLFFTGRWHYSVVAAALGIAPMPASTLATAPLSGRIVARVGARTSAVLGGLTLAAGCGWWALTATDRPQYLFVFLPGAVLAGVSTALLQPPLFGSAAALPSSQTSLATAVLMMSRQIASALGIAVLTAILGHQALHGFRVAWLAMCAAALASAVTSTRFRGATTEQPEGATGP; translated from the coding sequence GTGACAGCGCACCTCACCCAACCCTCGACCGCCGCCCGGGCCGACGCCCGCCGCTGGCGGATCCTGGCGGTCGCCTCGGCCGCCCAATTCCTCGCCATCCTGGACCTGTTCGCGGTCAACGCGGCGTTCCCGGCACTCGAACGCTCCTTCCACGGCACCAGCCTGGCCGAGGTGTCCTGGGTGCTCAACGCCTACACGATCGTGCTCGCGGCCATGCTGGTCCCGGCGGGGCGACTGGCCGACGACATCGGCCGCAAACCCGCCTTCCTGATCGGCATGGTGCTGTTCGGGGTGGCTTCGGTGGGCTGCGCGCTCTCCCCGGCGCTCTCCGTGCTGGTCGGCGCGCGGGTCGTGCAGGCGGTGGCGGGCGCGATCCTGATCCCCACCTCGCTCGGCCTGGCGCTGCCCGCCTTCCCCAAGCACGAGCACGCCACCGTGATGGGCATCTGGACCGCGGTCGCCGCGGTCGGCGCCGGCAGCGGCCCGGTGGCCGGCGGGCTGCTGCTGAACGCCGGGTGGCGCTGGATCTTCCTGATAAACATCCCCGTCGTGCTGGTCGCGGTGCTGGTCGGTCGCCGCCTGCTCCCCGCCACCGCGCGCGGGCAGCGCAAGCGCCTGGACCTGCCCGGGGCGGCACTGGTGCTGGCCACCGCGGCCGGCCTGACCACCGTCTTCACCCAGGCCCCGGTCTGGGGCTACGGCTCGGCCGCCGTCCTCGGGCTCGCGCTGGCGACCGTTCTGGCCGGCGTGCTGACGGTACGTCACCTGCGCCGGACCCCCGACCCGGTGATCAGCTTCGCGCTGTTCCGGCACCGGCTGTTCGGCGTCGCGGTTAGCGGGGTGTTCCTCTACTACCTGGCCTTCGCCGCGATGATCCTGGCCGCCACGCTCTTCTTCACCGGCCGCTGGCACTACTCCGTGGTGGCCGCGGCGCTGGGCATCGCCCCGATGCCCGCCAGCACCCTGGCGACGGCGCCGCTGTCCGGCCGGATCGTCGCCAGGGTCGGCGCGCGCACCTCGGCGGTGCTCGGCGGGCTGACCCTGGCGGCCGGCTGCGGCTGGTGGGCGCTGACCGCCACCGACCGGCCGCAGTACCTGTTCGTCTTCCTGCCCGGCGCGGTCCTCGCCGGGGTGAGCACCGCGCTGCTGCAGCCGCCGCTGTTCGGCTCGGCCGCCGCGCTGCCGTCCAGTCAGACCTCGCTGGCCACCGCGGTGCTGATGATGTCCCGGCAGATCGCCTCGGCCCTCGGCATCGCGGTGCTCACCGCGATCCTCGGGCACCAGGCCCTGCACGGGTTCCGGGTCGCCTGGCTGGCCATGTGCGCCGCCGCGCTCGCCTCGGCCGTGACCAGCACCCGGTTCCGCGGCGCCACCACCGAGCAACCAGAAGGAGCAACCGGCCCATGA
- a CDS encoding epoxide hydrolase family protein, with amino-acid sequence MTTPTTAQTSPRTTVPTESVVPFRIDLPQALAADVRERLARTRWPELETVGDWSQGTRLDFVRELCRYWQEEYDWAAAEARLNRFPQFTTGIDGLDIHFTHVRSPHPQAVPLLITHGWPGSVVEFHKVIGPLVDPVAHGGDPADAFHVVCPSLPGFGFSGKPDRPGWGTERIADAWDQLMNRLGYRRYGAQGGDWGARITMELGRRHPDRLIGIHLTMVPFEPPRDPGLLADLTDREHAALERLDRHRAQGSAYAAIQATRPQSIGYGLTDSPAALAGWLLEKFAEWSDCDGDPASVFGTEELLDNLLMYWVPGTGASAARLYWESFGALGGRPAPIRVPTGCSVFPADYYRPTRRLAEPGYPALRYWNELDAGGHFPALEQPELLVAEARAAFRAFR; translated from the coding sequence ATGACCACACCCACGACGGCCCAGACCTCGCCCCGGACGACCGTGCCGACCGAGTCCGTCGTCCCGTTCCGGATCGACCTCCCGCAGGCCCTCGCGGCCGACGTGCGGGAGCGGCTTGCCCGGACCCGCTGGCCGGAGCTGGAGACGGTCGGCGACTGGTCGCAGGGCACCCGGCTCGACTTCGTCCGCGAGCTGTGCCGGTACTGGCAGGAGGAGTACGACTGGGCGGCGGCCGAGGCACGGCTGAACCGGTTCCCGCAGTTCACCACCGGGATCGACGGGCTGGACATCCACTTCACCCACGTCCGCTCGCCGCACCCGCAGGCCGTGCCGCTGCTGATCACCCACGGCTGGCCCGGCTCGGTCGTCGAGTTCCACAAGGTGATCGGCCCGCTGGTCGACCCGGTCGCGCACGGCGGCGACCCGGCCGACGCCTTCCACGTGGTCTGCCCCTCGCTGCCGGGCTTCGGGTTCAGCGGCAAGCCGGACCGCCCCGGCTGGGGCACCGAGCGGATCGCCGACGCCTGGGACCAGTTGATGAACCGGCTCGGCTACCGGCGCTACGGGGCCCAGGGCGGTGACTGGGGCGCCCGGATCACCATGGAGCTCGGCCGGCGGCACCCGGACCGCCTGATCGGCATCCACCTGACGATGGTGCCCTTCGAACCGCCGCGGGACCCCGGGCTGCTCGCCGACCTCACCGACCGCGAGCACGCGGCGCTGGAGCGGCTCGACCGGCACCGGGCCCAGGGGTCGGCGTACGCCGCGATCCAGGCGACCCGCCCGCAGAGCATCGGCTACGGCCTGACCGACTCGCCCGCCGCGCTGGCGGGTTGGCTGCTGGAGAAGTTCGCGGAGTGGAGCGACTGCGACGGCGACCCCGCCTCGGTCTTCGGCACCGAGGAACTGCTCGACAACCTGCTGATGTACTGGGTGCCCGGCACCGGCGCCTCGGCCGCCCGGCTCTACTGGGAGAGCTTCGGCGCGCTCGGCGGCCGGCCGGCGCCGATCCGGGTGCCGACCGGCTGCTCGGTCTTCCCGGCCGACTACTACCGGCCCACCCGCCGGCTGGCCGAGCCCGGCTACCCGGCCCTGCGGTACTGGAACGAGCTCGACGCGGGCGGGCACTTCCCCGCCCTGGAGCAGCCGGAGCTGCTGGTGGCGGAGGCCCGTGCCGCGTTCCGCGCGTTCCGCTGA
- a CDS encoding zinc-dependent alcohol dehydrogenase, with protein MADEPQPQAGAGETLVRVAAVGICGSDLHWYEDGAIGDAKLDRPLVPGHEGAGVILAGPRRGERVAIDPAIPCEECRSCREGRQNLCYRIRFSGHGVTDGMLREVMPWPTHRLHPLPDTVSDAAGAMLEPLGVALWSLDLGRVPFGGAVAVVGCGPVGLLLIQLLRAAGVSRLIAVEPLAHRREAAAKWGADEVLDPSTNPDDFADFAEYGVDVAFEMAGNDDGVRIAMETVRPGGRVVLGGIPGSDRTTFRASLARGKELEIAMVRRMGEVYPRTIDLASRGVVALDPLVTSRVPLAEAADAFAAAQRRTGLKVVITP; from the coding sequence GTGGCCGATGAGCCGCAGCCGCAGGCCGGTGCCGGCGAGACCCTGGTGCGGGTCGCCGCGGTCGGGATCTGCGGGTCGGACCTGCACTGGTACGAGGACGGCGCGATCGGCGACGCGAAGCTGGACCGGCCGCTGGTGCCGGGCCACGAGGGCGCCGGGGTGATCCTGGCCGGGCCGCGGCGCGGGGAGCGGGTCGCGATCGACCCGGCGATCCCCTGCGAGGAGTGCCGCAGCTGCCGGGAGGGGCGGCAGAACCTGTGCTACCGGATCCGGTTCTCCGGCCACGGGGTGACGGACGGGATGCTGCGCGAGGTCATGCCGTGGCCCACGCACCGGCTGCACCCGCTGCCCGACACGGTGTCGGACGCGGCCGGCGCGATGCTGGAGCCGCTGGGCGTGGCGCTCTGGTCGCTGGACCTGGGGCGGGTGCCGTTCGGCGGCGCGGTGGCGGTGGTGGGCTGCGGGCCGGTCGGCCTGCTGCTGATCCAGCTGCTGCGGGCGGCCGGGGTGTCTCGGCTGATCGCGGTCGAGCCGCTCGCGCACCGCCGCGAGGCCGCCGCCAAGTGGGGCGCCGACGAGGTGCTCGACCCCTCCACCAACCCCGACGACTTCGCCGACTTCGCGGAGTACGGCGTCGACGTCGCGTTCGAGATGGCCGGGAACGACGACGGGGTGCGGATCGCCATGGAGACCGTCCGGCCGGGCGGTCGGGTGGTGCTCGGCGGCATCCCCGGCTCGGACCGGACGACGTTCCGCGCCTCGCTCGCGCGCGGCAAGGAGCTGGAGATCGCGATGGTGCGCCGGATGGGCGAGGTCTACCCGCGCACCATCGACCTGGCTTCCCGCGGCGTGGTCGCGCTCGACCCACTGGTGACCTCGCGGGTGCCGCTGGCCGAGGCGGCCGACGCCTTCGCCGCCGCCCAGCGCCGCACCGGCCTGAAGGTGGTCATCACCCCCTGA
- the hemL gene encoding glutamate-1-semialdehyde 2,1-aminomutase, giving the protein MTTSNESQFVRARKVIPGGVNSPVRAFGSVGGAPRFVTSAAGARITDVEGREYVDLVASWGPAILGHAHPEVVAAVQQAAARGLSFGASTPAETELAETVIERLGGTRAAGGLIDELRLVSTGTEATMTAIRLARGFTGRPLLIKFAGHYHGHSDGLLAAAGSGVATFGLPASAGVPEPIASQTVVLPYNDLDAVRAAFAAHPDRIAAVIVEAAAANMGVVAPESGYNAALAAIAHEHGALLILDEVLTGFRVAADGYWGLEQARTGQAYDADLVTFGKVIGGGMPVAAVGGRSEVMAHLAPNGPVYQAGTLSGNPLAVAAGLATLRLADKETYAHLDRVSGVLQGAVSAALTEAGVVHTVQSAGNLFSVLFAPEPARDYAAVQAQETFRFAPFFHAMLDRGVALPPSVFEAWFVTAAHDDRALEQIVEALPHAARAAAQARPE; this is encoded by the coding sequence ATGACGACGAGCAATGAGTCCCAGTTCGTTCGCGCCCGGAAGGTCATCCCCGGCGGGGTGAATTCGCCGGTGCGCGCATTCGGTTCGGTCGGTGGCGCGCCGCGCTTCGTCACCTCCGCCGCCGGAGCCCGCATCACCGACGTCGAGGGGCGCGAGTACGTCGACCTCGTCGCCTCCTGGGGGCCGGCGATCCTCGGCCACGCCCACCCGGAGGTGGTCGCCGCGGTGCAGCAGGCCGCCGCCCGCGGCCTCTCCTTCGGCGCCTCCACCCCGGCCGAGACCGAGCTGGCCGAGACGGTGATCGAGCGGCTCGGCGGCACCCGCGCGGCGGGCGGCCTGATCGACGAGCTGCGCCTGGTGTCCACCGGCACCGAGGCGACCATGACCGCGATCCGACTGGCCCGCGGCTTCACCGGCCGCCCGCTGCTGATCAAGTTCGCCGGCCACTACCACGGCCACTCGGACGGCCTGCTCGCCGCCGCCGGCTCCGGGGTGGCCACCTTCGGCCTGCCCGCCTCGGCGGGCGTGCCCGAGCCGATCGCCTCGCAGACCGTGGTGCTGCCGTACAACGACCTCGACGCCGTCCGCGCCGCCTTCGCCGCCCACCCCGACCGGATCGCGGCCGTGATCGTCGAGGCGGCCGCCGCGAACATGGGGGTCGTCGCGCCCGAGTCCGGCTACAACGCCGCGCTCGCCGCGATCGCCCACGAGCACGGCGCCCTGCTGATCCTGGACGAGGTGCTCACCGGCTTCCGGGTCGCGGCGGACGGCTACTGGGGCCTGGAGCAGGCGCGCACCGGGCAGGCGTACGACGCCGACCTGGTGACCTTCGGCAAGGTGATCGGCGGCGGGATGCCGGTGGCGGCGGTCGGCGGCCGCAGCGAGGTGATGGCGCACCTCGCCCCGAACGGCCCGGTCTACCAGGCCGGCACGCTCTCCGGGAACCCGCTGGCCGTCGCGGCCGGCCTGGCCACCTTGCGGCTCGCGGACAAGGAGACCTACGCGCACCTCGACCGGGTGAGCGGCGTGCTCCAGGGCGCCGTCTCGGCGGCCCTCACCGAGGCCGGCGTCGTGCACACCGTCCAGTCGGCCGGGAACCTGTTCTCGGTGCTGTTCGCGCCGGAGCCGGCCCGGGACTACGCGGCCGTGCAGGCCCAGGAGACCTTCCGGTTCGCGCCGTTCTTCCACGCGATGCTCGACCGTGGGGTCGCGCTGCCGCCGAGCGTCTTCGAGGCCTGGTTCGTCACGGCCGCCCACGACGACCGCGCCCTGGAGCAGATCGTCGAGGCGCTGCCGCACGCCGCCCGGGCCGCCGCGCAGGCCCGCCCCGAGTAG
- a CDS encoding (Fe-S)-binding protein: MQLAAIIVTLALTVAGIALIGRAFVQLYRFVRLGQPVPAGARTDAPGRRTATVAREFLGHTRMNRWGIVGVAHWFVAVGFLTLGLTILTAYCQLFQPDFVLPLIGDWLPYELYIELITLGTTVGILVLIAVRLLSLPSRPGRKSRFAGSVAWQAFFVEYVILVIGVCILVLRALEGALHGVHHYEAGYLVSYPLILAFKGLGTGTLDNLVYGFATVKLAVTMIWAITIGLNTNMGVAWHRFLAFPNIWFKRNADGAVALGALQPMSSGGQPIDFETVFDDPGAEDAVFGVSQVEHFSWKGILDFSTCTECGRCQSQCPAWNTGKPLSPKLLIMSLREHAHAKAPYLLAGGRDGEGASGVPAAALAEAERPLIGTVEEGGVIDPDVLWSCTTCGACVEQCPVDIEHIDHIVDMRRYQVMIESSFPTEAGSMLKNLENKGNPWGMATKARLDWVKELKKETGIEVPVIGETMSDGTTCEPAEVEYLYWVGCAGALEDRAKKTTKAFAELLHTAGVKFAILGKEESCTGDSARRLGNEFLFQMLGAQNVETLNAALEDAPKKRIVATCPHCFNTIANEYPQLGGHFEVIHHTQLLQHLIDEGKLVPVNPVEGLITYHDPCYLGRHNKVYSPPREIMDKVPGLRQQEMHRHKERGFCCGAGGARMWMEERIGKRINTERVDEALSLNPDIVSTACPFCLVMLSDSVNGKRSEGTAKEHLKVVDVAQLLLDSVKAAPVDA, encoded by the coding sequence ATGCAACTCGCCGCGATCATCGTCACCTTGGCCCTGACGGTGGCTGGCATCGCCCTGATCGGCCGCGCCTTCGTGCAGCTCTACCGCTTCGTCCGGCTCGGCCAGCCGGTGCCCGCCGGTGCCCGGACCGACGCCCCCGGGCGGCGCACGGCGACGGTGGCCCGGGAGTTCCTGGGCCACACCCGGATGAACCGCTGGGGCATCGTCGGCGTGGCCCACTGGTTCGTCGCGGTCGGGTTCCTGACGCTGGGTCTGACCATCCTCACCGCCTACTGCCAGCTCTTCCAGCCGGACTTCGTGCTCCCGCTGATCGGCGACTGGCTGCCCTACGAGCTTTACATCGAGCTCATCACCCTGGGCACCACGGTGGGCATCCTGGTGCTGATCGCGGTGCGGCTGCTCTCGCTGCCCTCCCGGCCCGGGCGCAAGTCCCGGTTCGCCGGCTCGGTCGCCTGGCAGGCCTTCTTCGTCGAGTACGTGATCCTGGTCATCGGCGTCTGCATCCTGGTGCTGCGCGCCCTCGAAGGCGCCCTGCACGGCGTGCACCACTACGAGGCCGGGTACCTGGTTTCCTACCCGCTGATCCTCGCGTTCAAGGGCCTGGGTACCGGCACCCTGGACAACCTGGTCTACGGCTTCGCGACCGTCAAGCTCGCGGTGACCATGATCTGGGCGATCACCATCGGCCTGAACACGAACATGGGCGTGGCCTGGCACCGGTTCCTCGCCTTCCCGAACATCTGGTTCAAGCGGAACGCGGACGGTGCGGTGGCGCTGGGCGCGTTGCAGCCGATGAGCTCCGGCGGTCAGCCGATCGACTTCGAGACTGTGTTTGACGACCCTGGGGCGGAGGACGCCGTCTTCGGGGTCTCGCAGGTCGAGCACTTCTCCTGGAAGGGCATCCTCGACTTCTCCACCTGCACCGAGTGCGGCCGCTGCCAGTCGCAGTGCCCCGCCTGGAACACCGGCAAGCCGCTCTCGCCCAAGCTGCTGATCATGTCGCTGCGCGAGCACGCGCACGCGAAGGCGCCGTACCTGCTGGCGGGCGGGCGTGATGGCGAGGGTGCGAGCGGGGTCCCCGCCGCCGCGCTGGCCGAGGCCGAGCGTCCGCTGATCGGCACCGTCGAGGAGGGCGGCGTGATCGACCCGGACGTGCTGTGGTCCTGCACCACCTGCGGCGCCTGCGTCGAGCAGTGCCCGGTGGACATCGAGCACATCGACCACATCGTCGACATGCGCCGCTACCAGGTGATGATCGAGTCCTCGTTCCCCACCGAGGCCGGCAGCATGCTCAAGAACCTGGAGAACAAGGGCAACCCGTGGGGCATGGCCACCAAGGCCCGCCTGGACTGGGTCAAGGAGCTGAAGAAGGAGACCGGCATCGAGGTCCCCGTCATCGGCGAGACCATGTCCGATGGAACGACGTGCGAGCCGGCCGAGGTCGAGTACCTGTACTGGGTCGGCTGCGCGGGTGCGCTGGAGGACCGGGCGAAGAAGACCACCAAGGCCTTCGCCGAGCTGCTGCACACCGCGGGGGTGAAGTTCGCGATCCTGGGCAAGGAGGAGTCCTGCACCGGTGACTCCGCCCGCCGCCTGGGCAACGAGTTCCTCTTCCAGATGCTGGGCGCGCAGAACGTCGAGACGCTCAACGCCGCCCTGGAGGACGCTCCGAAGAAGCGGATCGTGGCCACCTGCCCGCACTGCTTCAACACCATCGCCAACGAGTACCCGCAGCTCGGCGGGCACTTCGAGGTGATCCACCACACCCAGCTGCTGCAGCACCTGATCGACGAGGGCAAGCTCGTGCCGGTCAACCCGGTCGAGGGTCTGATCACCTATCACGACCCGTGCTACCTGGGCCGTCACAACAAGGTCTACAGCCCGCCGCGCGAGATCATGGACAAGGTCCCGGGCCTGCGCCAGCAGGAGATGCACCGTCACAAGGAGCGCGGCTTCTGCTGCGGCGCCGGTGGCGCGCGGATGTGGATGGAGGAGCGGATCGGCAAGCGGATCAACACCGAGCGGGTGGACGAGGCGCTGTCGCTCAACCCCGACATCGTCTCCACCGCCTGCCCGTTCTGCCTGGTGATGCTCTCCGACTCCGTCAACGGCAAGCGGAGTGAAGGAACTGCCAAGGAGCACCTGAAGGTGGTCGACGTCGCCCAGCTGCTGCTCGACTCGGTCAAGGCCGCACCGGTCGACGCCTGA